Part of the Calditrichota bacterium genome, GCAAGAGTCCACTTTTCAACGGCTGGAAAATGGGCGATTTTGACCACCTCTCGCAACGGGATGTTGACCAGCCGCAGGGGGCATTTCTCCTGGCGCGTCGCGAGGCGGTAGCCTCCGTAGGAGTGCTCGACGAACGATTCCTGATGTTCTTTAGCGACGTGGACTGGTGTCGCCGCTTCTGGGAAGGAGGATGGCGCGTGACGTTCGTGCCGGAGGTGCACGCCATCCATCACAAGGGCGCCAGTGTATTCGCCCATCGCGTGCCGGCGCTCATTGCCTCGCACCGCGACTTCTTGCGCTACTTCCGCAAGTACCCTGCACAATGTGCAGCAGTGGACTTTTGCGTCGCTGCGTTGCTCCTCGTGAGCTTGTGGCCGCGGGTGGCATGGACACTCCTGACAACTGGGCGGCGAAGGCAGAGGTGAGGGATGAAGAGGCAAGTCAGGCAGGTCTTGGTCCTTTACGCGTTGCTCACCATTTCGGCGCACCTTGTCGCCGGGGAAGGCCACGGCCTCATTGAGGTCATCGTCAAGACGCGCCACCCCCTGCGCGCGCTGGGCAAAACCGCCGGGGGCAGCATTAGCACCGGCTTGGCGGCTTTGGACCACCTCTGCCAGGTGCATCGGGTTGAGAGCGTCCATGCCACCTTTGTCCGCCCCGCAAGACCGCGTCATCCCGAATTGCGCCACTCCGTCGGCTTGGATCGCATCTACAAGGTGCGTCTTCCTGCCTCCGAAGCGGAAACGTTTGTCGCCGCACTGGGGAACGATCCGGAGGTGGAGTATGCGCATGTCAATCATGCCTTTTTCCTCCACTACGTGCCAAATGACCCCTTGTTCCCCTCCCAGTGGGCGCTCCATCGGATACAGGCGAGCGCCGCATGGGAGGTGACCGCTGGTTCTAAGAACGTTGTGGTGGGCGTCATTGACACCGGTATCGATTACCGGCACGAGGACCTGGCAACAAACATCTGGATTAACCCCGGCGAGGATCTCAACGGCAACGGCGCGGTCGACTCCACCGATCTTAACGGAATAGACGACGACGGCAATGGCTTTGTCGACGACGTGCAGGGGTGGGACTTTACCGATGCGCCGTATTTCGCCGACGGCGGGGACTATCTGGTGCGCGACAACGACCCGGCCGACGAGCACGGGCATGGCACTGCAGTGGCAGGGATTATTGCCGCCGTCGCCGACAATGGGGTGGGCATCGCCGGTCTGGCATTCGGCTGTCGACTCATGAATCTGCGCGCCGGGACAAGTCGCGGCCTACTGGAAGAAGACGACGTGGCCTCAGCGCTGGCCTATGCAGCCGAAAACGGTGCGCAGGTGGTGAACATGAGCTTTGGCGACGTCGTGTGTACGCCTCTCCTTCGCGACGCCGTCGCGTACGCGCATGCCTGCGGGGTGCTGCTGGTCGCCTCCGCCGGCAATAGCGCCAGTAGCGAGGTTCACTACCCTTCGGGCTTCGACGAGGTGCTGGCCGTCGGGGCTACCGACTCCACCGACTACTTAGCCGGCTTTTCCAACTATGGTGCCACTCTTGATCTTGTGGCGCCTGGATCCGGCATTCTCACCACCGACATCAAGGGCGGGTACATGAGGTTCAGCGGCACCTCCGCCGCTGCGCCTTTCGTGAGCGCCTTAGCCGCCTTGATCCTCACGCAGCATCCAGACTATGCAAACGACAACGTCCGGGGAACTCTCCTTGCGACTGCCGACGACTTGGGCAGCGCGGGGTGGGACCGCTACTATGGCGCAGGCAGGATCAATGCAAACGCTGCCCTCCATAGTCCCAACTTTGCCGTGGCCCGCATTGCGTGGCCGCGGTTGAACCAAGGGATTGCTGGGGGGAGCGTGCCGGTCATCGGCACGGCAGCAGGGGTGTACATGCGCGCGTACGAGCTCTCGTATGGCGCAGGAGTCGATCCCAATGCCTGGCAACCCCTCGTGCGGGTGCAGAACCGGCAAGTCATCGATGACACGCTGGGCGTGTGGGACGTCACCGCGCTGCCGGATACGCAGTACACCTTGTGTCTGGCGGTAGAAAACGCCGACGGCGGCGTGGTGTCGCAGTCGGTGCAAGTATTTGTCGACCGCACCCCACCGCGCATCAGCCAGCTCGCGCAGACTCCGATGCTTGAAGAGGACTATTTTGCCACGCTCCTCTCTTTCGCCACGGACGACCTTTGCGATGCAGCTGTGCAGTACTTGACTCCCGGCGGCCAATGGCAGGAAGTGCGCCTCGCCTACCAGACCGCTGCGCACCGCATTCTGTTGACCCCCAAAATGCTGCCTGGGGAGAGGCGCTTTCGCATCGCCGCGACCAACCGGGCGCAGCTCACCACTATCGACGACAATGCCGGTCAACTCTACTCTTTAACCTTGCCTACGACGCCGGTTTCCTCGCTGGACATGGTGTTCCTGCCGCTGTCACTCCCGCCGGCCTATCTGCTGGCCCAGGCGTACGATTTCGATGCTGACGGCAAAGAGGAACTTGTCGGCTGCCAGTATCAGAATGGCAGTTCTTTCGGGCCGCTGGTGGTCTGGCAAAACAGGGAAGGCTCGCTTGTTCCCGTCTGGGAAAGTCGCGAGCCGGCTATCCCGCGCAGCATCGGCGACGTCGACGGCGACGGCCTTGTGGAAATCCTTGCTGGCTATGGCGGCACCTCCGTGCTCTTTGAGCAGACCGCGCCGCACGCGGTAAACTTTCAGGCGGTATGGCGCAACAGCAGCAATGTCTGGGGGGCGCGCATCGCCGACGTGGATGGCGATGGTCGCCCCGAGCTCATCGTGCGCGTGGACGCCACCTACCAGGTGTGGCGTGCCTTCCCGGGCCCTTCCTTTGCTCTGCTCGATTCCCTGCCCAATCGCACACCCTTCACCAACATCACGGGCGTGCCCCACGTGGAGGTGCAGGACTTTGACGGCGACGGGCTCATGGAGATCCTCATCGGCGACTATGACGGCGACGTGTTCATTTACGAGCGCACAGAAAACGGCCGCTTCCAGATGACGTGGTCAGAGCACCTGCCGCTCATGGACGCTATTGACTTCTTGAGCAGCGGCGACTATGACGGTGACGGGCGCCCGGAATTCGTGGCCGGCTGCCACTCCGACCCCAGTCTGGACGCCGAGCACGAGTACGACGCCCGGCACTGGCTCTATCGGGTGTACAAAGCCTCAGGCAACGACCGCTACTCGCCCCAGGCCGAGCTGCGCTTCTTCGGCTTTGCCTCACCAAAGGATTTTGACGCCGGGGTCTCCTCCGGAGACATCGACAACGACGGGCGCGACGAGGTGCTGATCAACGTCTTCCCGGACTTTTACGTGCTCAAGTTCATGCCAGAAGCAGGCGAGTATCGGCCGGTTTGGCACTATCGTCCGAACCGGAGCAATGTGGCCCCTGTGGCCGACACGGACGGGGACGGCGTGCGCGAGCTCTATTTCAACGACGGCAGTGGCATTATCGCGCATCAATATCTGCCCACCGGGGGACGCCCCCCACGGCCAAAGACGGTCGATGCCTTCCCGCTGGACACTTCGCGCGTCGTCCTCACCTGGAATCCGGTCGAGCAGGCCGACGGATATTGGGTCAAATACGGCACGCATCCGGATAGCTTGCGGCAAAGCATTTGGACAACTGCTCCCCCATGCTCTCTGCGCGGCCTTCAACAGGACCAGACGTATTGGCTCGCCGTGAGTGCGGTGGACTCAAGCCGCCAGTTGCCCGAGAGCCTACCATCGCGGCTGGTGACCGCCAAGCCGAATCGCCCCCCGTGGCTGGTTGCCGCCACGGCGTTGGGCGAAACAAGTGCGCGCCTGCGCTTCAGCGAGCCTATGAATGACTCTGTCAAGGACCCCTCCTGCTACGTCCTTTCTCCCGCCAGGAGGGTGCATTCCGTGCTCCACGACCGCTCTGGACAAGAAGTGATTCTGACCCTTGCGGAACGCTTGCGCAATGGCGAGGCGGTCACCGTGCAAGTCCGGGGTGTCTCGGACTGCGACCGCACCCCTATTGACACGACGCGCAGCAGTGCCACCTTCAGCTTCGGTAGTGCGCCGGAGCCGCCTTACCTCACCGGGTTGTCGTTGAGCGGGCGCGCGCAGGTCGTCCTCACCTTCAGCCAGCCCTTGGAGAGGACGAGCGCAGAAACGGTGAGCAACTACCGGATCGAACCGGAGGTGCGCATCGTCAGCAGCACTCTTGACCCCAAAGACCCTCGGCGGGTGATGCTTGAGGTCGGACATCTTGCCCCCCTGGGGGGCCCCAACGCGCACCACATCCTCTACGTGAGCGGAGTGAAGTCGCAGGAGGGAATTGCGGTGGTACCCGGCCGCGGCGACCGGCTGGCGCTCCGCTTGGTCCGGCCGGACCTGTCGCAGGTGTTCACCTACCCGAATCCTTTCCTTCTCCACAGCGGTACGGGGCATGTCACCTTCGCCAACCTGACGGAAAAGGCCACCATCTCCATTATGACGGTGGAAGGGCAGGTGGTTCGCGTTCTCGAAGAGAGAGACGGCAACGGCGGCATGTTTTGGGACGGCAGGGACGGCAGTGGCCAGCTTGTTGGCTCTGGCGTCTACCTGTACATGATAAGCAACGACAAAGAGCGCGTGATGGGCAAGCTGGCGGTGGTGCGGTAGGTGGAGACAGCGGATGGCGTCGAAGCAGGGTGCTGGGATCGTGGTCGGCCTCACCGGCGGAATTGGCAGCGGCAAGTCTGCAGTTGCGCGCCTGCTCTCGCGCTACGGCCTGCCCATTATCGACGCCGACGC contains:
- a CDS encoding glycosyltransferase family 2 protein; translation: KSPLFNGWKMGDFDHLSQRDVDQPQGAFLLARREAVASVGVLDERFLMFFSDVDWCRRFWEGGWRVTFVPEVHAIHHKGASVFAHRVPALIASHRDFLRYFRKYPAQCAAVDFCVAALLLVSLWPRVAWTLLTTGRRRQR
- a CDS encoding S8 family serine peptidase yields the protein MKRQVRQVLVLYALLTISAHLVAGEGHGLIEVIVKTRHPLRALGKTAGGSISTGLAALDHLCQVHRVESVHATFVRPARPRHPELRHSVGLDRIYKVRLPASEAETFVAALGNDPEVEYAHVNHAFFLHYVPNDPLFPSQWALHRIQASAAWEVTAGSKNVVVGVIDTGIDYRHEDLATNIWINPGEDLNGNGAVDSTDLNGIDDDGNGFVDDVQGWDFTDAPYFADGGDYLVRDNDPADEHGHGTAVAGIIAAVADNGVGIAGLAFGCRLMNLRAGTSRGLLEEDDVASALAYAAENGAQVVNMSFGDVVCTPLLRDAVAYAHACGVLLVASAGNSASSEVHYPSGFDEVLAVGATDSTDYLAGFSNYGATLDLVAPGSGILTTDIKGGYMRFSGTSAAAPFVSALAALILTQHPDYANDNVRGTLLATADDLGSAGWDRYYGAGRINANAALHSPNFAVARIAWPRLNQGIAGGSVPVIGTAAGVYMRAYELSYGAGVDPNAWQPLVRVQNRQVIDDTLGVWDVTALPDTQYTLCLAVENADGGVVSQSVQVFVDRTPPRISQLAQTPMLEEDYFATLLSFATDDLCDAAVQYLTPGGQWQEVRLAYQTAAHRILLTPKMLPGERRFRIAATNRAQLTTIDDNAGQLYSLTLPTTPVSSLDMVFLPLSLPPAYLLAQAYDFDADGKEELVGCQYQNGSSFGPLVVWQNREGSLVPVWESREPAIPRSIGDVDGDGLVEILAGYGGTSVLFEQTAPHAVNFQAVWRNSSNVWGARIADVDGDGRPELIVRVDATYQVWRAFPGPSFALLDSLPNRTPFTNITGVPHVEVQDFDGDGLMEILIGDYDGDVFIYERTENGRFQMTWSEHLPLMDAIDFLSSGDYDGDGRPEFVAGCHSDPSLDAEHEYDARHWLYRVYKASGNDRYSPQAELRFFGFASPKDFDAGVSSGDIDNDGRDEVLINVFPDFYVLKFMPEAGEYRPVWHYRPNRSNVAPVADTDGDGVRELYFNDGSGIIAHQYLPTGGRPPRPKTVDAFPLDTSRVVLTWNPVEQADGYWVKYGTHPDSLRQSIWTTAPPCSLRGLQQDQTYWLAVSAVDSSRQLPESLPSRLVTAKPNRPPWLVAATALGETSARLRFSEPMNDSVKDPSCYVLSPARRVHSVLHDRSGQEVILTLAERLRNGEAVTVQVRGVSDCDRTPIDTTRSSATFSFGSAPEPPYLTGLSLSGRAQVVLTFSQPLERTSAETVSNYRIEPEVRIVSSTLDPKDPRRVMLEVGHLAPLGGPNAHHILYVSGVKSQEGIAVVPGRGDRLALRLVRPDLSQVFTYPNPFLLHSGTGHVTFANLTEKATISIMTVEGQVVRVLEERDGNGGMFWDGRDGSGQLVGSGVYLYMISNDKERVMGKLAVVR